The DNA region TCCATGGTGACAACCTCATTTCTTGGTCCTCCAAGCGGAAACCCATCTTCTCTCGCTCTATTGCTGTAGTTGAATTTTAGGGTGTTGCTAATGTTGTCTCTAAGTCCTATTGGATCCGCAATTTACTTCTGGAGCTTAACTTTCCTCTCTCTCTGGCAACATTGGTCCAGTGTGACAATGTTAATGCTATCTACCTCTCTTGCAATCCAGTGGACCATCATCGTATCAAACATATTGAGAGGGATATCTACTTTTCTCGGGAAAAGGCCGCGCGTGGACAGGCTCATGTCCTTTTGATGATTTTCGCTCCAGTCTCAACGTTGATGAACCTCCTACTTCGACTGTGGGGTGTGGTAGAATAGGATATAATAggaatatttatttattcttttacTTGTAATTACACTTGTGATTAGGTTTAGACTTTATTGTTTAGTCAACTCTAATGTGTATAAATACCTTACTAATTCTCAATAATATTCACGGAATTGATTTCCTTCAAAATCAGCCCAACGTTTTCGGGAGACATGGGTATAAAGCATGAGACCATACACCAACGAGTGTGAATGGACAAGCCCACCCATTTAGCTCTAGTTCATATTGGATTGAAGCAAAAGATGAAGAAATtcaagaaaatgagaagaatGATACGTGGGAGTTGAAACTCTTGCAGAAGGAGagaaaccaattggtgttaagTGAGAATTAGAATGAGAAGCATGATACGTGAGAACTAGAATATGATCTCAAAGCTTTTGGGGAGACAGGGGCATGAGACTATGCACGACTGAGGCAACATCGAAGACCATTAAGAGATTTAGACACCACAACTTTACCAAAAACATAAGGAATTGAGTTTAggaaattgttattcagaccccccctcCACATCTATTCAGACCCTGTTAAATTCATAAAATCCGAAAAAAGccctttatgaaaaaaaaattcgcTCGCACTGTGAAAGTGCAACCAAAACGCACATGGACACGCACTCTCAACGTGCGTTTTGGTCACACTTTCACAGTGCGAGCGAAACGCactgatttcttttttttttcctctttaattTTTGGAAGAAATTTGGGACTGATACTTCTTGATTAAGGTAATAGGACCATTTTGAGCTCAAACATGTAGTCAGAATCTCCAAATTCCGACACCTTGTAGTAGTCGCTTTAGAATCAGAAGCGGTGTGGTTTGGAAAATTAGACAATTTTTTATCTCGGATGCGAAGTCGACCAACTgcaaagttgaagagaaaaatcaaacGATCATAACTTAGCACCTTCTTTGAAGGTCCTAAGATTTGTGTAATTTAGCCAAATTCCTTCAtctggtattttattttgaatttcaaacattttttattccaccataaatctccaaatattctaacttgatttactgtggagtctcataatttttaaaaatcatctgaCATCAGTTATGTACAAATTTACAGCAATTCGCCCTTTAAAAGTGCGTTTACTTCGCACGTTATACGTGCGTTAACGACACACTTTTAAAGTGCGTGCGTAACGCACTTCTAAAGTGCGTTTATttgcagaaaaaaaattaaaaacgacAGTAACAACTTCCtacaattgaaaattttaaaaaatgacataAGATGGAGcttgtggttgtggtggcggcggccATAAGGGTGGCGGTGGTTGAGGGTGGTGTGTGGTGGTGGGGGTGAGAGTAAGaggaaagaggtaaggagagaggagagagaatgtgaggaaggggtgggtttttttttatattttttttcattaaggatatttaagtatttttgcactttttCAGGGGTCTGAATAGCTGGGGGGgagggtctgaataacaattcccttgaGTTTATGAGTCACATCACTCATTCTTAATCAATGTGAAACTCCAATTCACACTTGAATTCTGAACAAGTCCACCCCATTTAGCTCTAGTTCATATTGGATTaatgaaaaagatgaagaaattcaagaaaatgagaagaatGATACGTGGGAGTTGAAACTCTTGCGGAAGGAGagaaaccaattggtgttaagTGAATGTAAAAGGTCACCAAGAGATTTAGACACCATCGCCCACAAATTTAAGGCATTgagtttatgggtcacatctctaaTAAAGTATTCACACTATCTATTATTAACCAATGTGGAACtccaactcacacttgaattctcaacattctcccTCTCAAGAGTGAGTAATCACCACATTACCGTACTCCACAACATCCTCTCTAGACTATGTATGTACCAAGGGATAGAATATGTTCTCAACGCTTTTGGGGAGACAGAGGCGCAAAGCATGAGACCATGCACGATCGAGGCAACATCGAAGACCATTAAGAGATTTAGACACCACAACTTTACCAAAAATCTTAAGGAATTGAGTTTATATTTAAACtccaactcacacttgaattctcaacaagtCCACCCTATTTAGCTCTAGTTAATATTGGATTGAAGCAAAAGATGAAGAAATtcaagaaaatgagaagaatGATATGTGGGAGTTGAAACTCTTGCTGAAGGAGagaaaccaattggtgttaagTGAATGTAGAAGACAAAATTGACACCAACAATTCAAGCAACGATCCCTCTATTGTAGATGGACATCAGGTCTATTTTAGAAGAAGTTTACATAGAGAAACTTCTAGGTTACTTAAAACATGGAGAAGAAGACAAGGTACACAAGTTGGAGAGAACATTATATGGATTGAAGCAAACACCTAATGCTGTATACAAATGTATTGACACCTACATATATAATTGACAATAGCTTTCTCAGAAGTCCATatatgcatgctttatatgtaAAAAATAACAAGGTTGGAGAACAAAGCTGGGAATATTATTATTGTTTGTTTGTATGTAGACAATATGATCTTCGCAGACTATAACTCCAAACTCTTAGCTAAATTGAGGAAAAATATATGCACACAATTTGAGATTACAAATATGGGCCTAATATCTCTTTTTGAGGAATTGAACTGAAGCAGACAAATGAAGAAATTTTCATTTCACAAAAGAAATATGCAATAGATATTTTGAACAAAGTCAAATTTGAAGTTTGTACAACAATGCTGAATTTGTCAATTCAACTAATTTTAGACATTATATTGTTTATGGAGTTGAACCCATAAGATATTTTATGAATCCACCACAAAAATCTCACTGGCAAGCTGCAAAACAAATTTTAATGTATATTTAGGGTACAGCTGATGAGTGCCTATTTTATTCAAGTACTAACAAGGTAGAACTAGTAGGATACACAGATAGTGTTGAGGAGTTGATACTCAACCTTAAGAATACACTTCAGGTTATGTTTTCCTCCATGTAATCATAAGTGGTTTCTCTTTCAATTACAACCACAAAATTTATAGCAACAACAAATTGTGCTACTCAAAGAGTTAGGTAGTGAAGAATACTAAGTGAGTTAcaacaccatcaaaatggtCCTACATAAATATCTTGTGACAATAAATCAACTATTGCTTTAGCGAATAATACAGTTTCTCATGGGCGTAATAAACACATTAAACATCACTACTTTCGAGACTTGATCAGAGACAAAGAAATCACAGGTGAATATTATAAGTCAGAAGATTAAATGACGTATATTACCAAGCTACTAAAAGTTGTTTCATTCTTGAAGGTGAAGAATTTGCTTGAAATAATAAAGCAAGCTTAAGGGGACTTTTTACCAACATAGTGTAGTTTTGAAATATATTTActattatagttttttttataggcaaatatttgttgttaattgttagtaaattagtacttTCGCCGGAGTTTGAACCCTGCTCCTTCACCCTTCAaatccatttttttattttatttaccaaactagtgTAAATTGCCactcatacatttttttttttaagaaatcgtCATAGTGGCTgcaccttaattttttttttttttaagaaaatgcCACCATCAATGGCGACACCTTAAAAAAATTTAGTTTCTACTTTAGTGACAGAAACATATTCGTCACAGAATCCTGGTATATGATTTAAAAGGATTAGTGACAGAACATGGATGGAGAAACTATCCGTCACAAAAAGAATATTCTATCGCTAACCCTTTTTTGACAGAAGAATCCCTTTTCTCTGTCGCTAATTCATTAAATATTGGTCTCTTGGATTTTGTGACATAATAAACTTCGTCGTAAATAAAATTCGTCATTAAGTTCTTTGCGACGATTTCTTTCTCCCTAATCTGTCACTGATTCCTTTAAATTATTTACCAGGATTTTGTGACGAATTTTTTTCCGTCACTAAAGTAGAAAgtcaaaagaaaattaagatGTCACCACTAGTAGTAGTGGcgatttctttaaaaaaaaacaatttaaagTGTCGCCATTGGCAGCAACGACGGATCCACGTGAAACGCTATGGGGTCAAATGCCCCCAccatttttttggaaaaaaaaagtttcacaAGAGTAATAAACTAGCAAAAGACTAAATTAAGCCCCCCCAGCACCAATTGCATACCAATACCGTAATTACTATATGATCTAGACGAATATGAAGATTTGATGGGCTGGTGTTAGATAATGGATAATTTTAGAGGAGTGCAAACTATACTTACAAACTATACTCTTTTTTTATAGTAATAATGTATTTTCAGTGTTataaatttatatgtataactttcaaaaaataattatacgtATAAGTTGTCCCCACAGCttaaaatttctggatccgtcactgattGGCAGTAAcgatttctgaaaaaaaaaacaaaaaagatatatatatatatatatgtgtgtgtgtgtgtgtgtgtgtcgcCACTTAGAGTAAATGACGATTTACACTAGtttagtaaataaataaaaagtaacTATAATGGTAAATATGTTCCAAAACTACACTATTGGTAAAATAGTCGTTTCAGGGAGGATGGTAGGTATTGAACTTGGCAGATGAGAAACTATTagcaaaaaatcaatttttatgcCTCTTTCTGACCGTCTGtcaagctttttttttttttggttaattagattaattctaacttggTCTTCCTCTAGCCCATTATGTTTGGGCTTTAGTCATTTGGTGGGCTGGTCTAATGGTTTTCGGCTAGTTGATCGATTCTTAACCCGGAACAGGGTCAAATACTTACTAGCtacttttatatatatgtaGATAAAGTTGCAATAACCGACCGGTTACTAGTATAAATAGGGAGCTTAATTATGATCCATTGCCATGTACTTGTGAGTGACAAGAAAAAAAGGGTGAGTGAATAGAACTCCAACGAGTTCTTGTTGCTGTGTGAGAATAGACTAGTAACCACAGCCAAAGTTATGCAGTACTGTTACTTGAATTGAGATATTCTGTCTGTCCAATTTTTCTCTTGATCAGTGCTTAATTTTGTAGGTATTTTATTTCAACAAGGCAATTTTGTTTAATTGCTAACAATAATTATGGCGTCAGCCAAGGATACTTAAATAGCAGAGCCTCCAAATTGAGATGAACACCATCTATGGCTAAAAATCTAGTGCATAAACTCCATACCCCAACGTAAGTAGCTGCTATGGCCAGCTTTCAAATCAGTGTTACCAGTGTGCAGTAACCTGGTTAAGAGGGGAATGCAAAGGATCCATTTTACCCCTGATGAGGAGACTCTAAAGTAATAATAAATCAAACATGGCAGGTGCAACAATGgaggagaaaaaaaattcaaggctAAGATTGTACATTTGATCACTTCTGTTATtcattatttttcaaatattgaGGATGCATCACCTCCTAAAAACAAGAGTAGGAATAACATGTTGTAAATACAAGAGCAAAACAAATAATTACAATAGTATGGGACGTGTGATGGAACTGTCTTCAAGAGTTTATTAGCCAAAGACGTGATAACTCCGCAGGATTTAACCGACTCTTCCAAACTACCGCAGTGCAGATAGATGTAGAAACCAAAACCCAAGAGCAAACAAGACAGGCCTGCAATTCTCAAGCAATAATCTACTCCTCCCCAAGGAAGAAAACAGTGGGCTTCTTGGGCTCAGTGATCTCCGCAGTCCCTTCCAACATCTTAGCAACTTTTCCCATGGTTGGCCTCATCTCAGGCCTTTCCTGCAGGCACCACATTGCTGTCATCACCATCCTATTAACAAACTCAAAATGAACCCTACTGTCATAAACCTCTTTGATCTTACTATCCAAAATGTCATCCAATCTCATCTCCTTAAACATCTTATCAAAAGCCCACCCTGGGAAATACCACTCCTCACTCTTCACCTCAGAGCTATGGATCTCAAAGTTCCTCACCCCACTCACAAGCTCCAACAGCACCATGCCAAAGCTGAACACATCAGCTTTTGAGGTGATTGGATCAGCAGTGATCCATTCAGGAGCCATGTAACCAGGAGTGCCCCTCCTCTTAGACATGGTCACCATGTCTTCCTTTTTCCTCAGCTTGGCGAGCCCGAAATCCGATATCTTAGGGCAAAAATCATCACCTAATAGAATGTTCTCAGGCTTGATGTCACAGTGCAGAACCCACTCTAAACACTCCTCATGTAAGTATGCAATTGCCCTGGCCACACCCATAGCAATTCTGTACCTCATGTGCCAATCCAATGCAGGCTTCCCTTGTGAGGTTGGGCCAACATCTGGATCAGTTTCACCATTCAATTTCACAGATCTATGCCGGAACAAGTACTTGTCCAGTGATCCACCAGGGATATATTCATAGATTAGTATCCTTTGTCCTTTCTCAGCACAGAAACCCCACAAGCGAACCAAGTTGAGATGGTGCATCCTGGCAATGATGGTGACCTCTGCCCAGAATTCAGCGTCTCCGCCGGTGACATTCTTCAGGCACTTCACCGCGACAACGCGGTTGTCTGCCAAAACCCCTTTGTAGACATCTCCAAAGCCTCCTCTGCCAATGAGGTTGGAGAAGTCATTGGTTGCGGCTTTGAGCTCCGCGTAACTGAACCTCTTGGGGCCACCAGCAGGTAGAAGCTCAAGGCCTAGTGTGGTGGCCATGTCTCTGTACTTGATGTATCTCTTGAGAAAAGACCAGAAGAAAGCCACCCCAGCTATGAGCTCTGCAGCAAAAAGGGTGCAGATTATGGCAATGTTTCTGGCGGTGGTGTTTGAGTCTTTAGGTGGCGGTGGCAGGCTTATGTTGACAGGGCATGATGTTTGCATCACTTGGGTCAAGCCAATGAAATTGGAGGCTTCTGATTCAGATTGGTCCACTTTCACAAACATGGCAGTTTCAGAACCTGGTGACCAGAGACCATACCGAAGCTGTGTTCCCAATACCCGAGCACAGTAGCCTGATCCATCATACTTGAACCCAAATCCAAGACACTTTGGGTCCCTTCTGCAGGTGGATTCACAGATTGTGAAGTTGTCTGCATTGGTTTGATTCACAGTGCCATCACTGGTGTAGTTTATATAGTCCAGCCTGATAAAAATGGTGTTTCTTGAAAGAGGGATTTTCAAGGTGCAACCTTTTTCAGCTCCACCTTGAACTGGCTTGAACCCAGATGGGCAAAGACAAGAAGTAGAGTTATATTCCTCTCTGGGCATGCAGATAGCATTAGCTCCACACTTTCCTTTGATTTTGCACATCTCCCATATCCCTCTCCAAACCTCAACCCACTTGTTACCCTGCTCTGGGTAGAAGCTGTAGATTCTGAGATTCCCATCATCATCAAGAACCAATTTCCTCAACCTGGGGTCACCATAATCAGAAGTGAGAAAAGAGTTACTTTCCATGGTCATTTTCCCATCATCATCCATGCTCCGGAATGGACTTTGGATTTTATAGTACTGATCATTAGAGTCACATGTGGAATTTTCATTGAGAACCAAACACTGGGCAGCAATGAACTTGAATTTCCCATTGTTAGATCTCAGCCTGACATGAGTGATGTTCTGGGCTGGCAAGATTGTGTTGGTTGGGTTATCAAAGCTTTCCCAGCTCCCAAACACCAAGTTTCCATTGTCTTGAAGAACTAGCTGTGAGGAGTTGGAAGAAGAATTAAGGTTAACAGTTGAACCTTGGAGAAGAAGCTCACCTTTTGAGGTGATTACAAGGGAGCCAGAGCTGTTGACTTGGGTTTTAGCACTCCAAACAAGAGGGTTTGCAGTTCTAGGGACTCTGGAGAACCAGACAGAGAAAGTGAAGAGGTTTTGAGAAGTGGGTGATGCTGGGAAGAAGCCAGCAGTGAACTTGGAATTTGGGGAGTGGAGGGTTCTGTTCTGTGAAGGGAGCCATGGGGAGAGTGAGATGTTGAAGGATGAGAGTTGTTGGTTTTGTTGGGCATTGGAGAGGAACAGCAACAAGAAgagatggaagaagaagaag from Lotus japonicus ecotype B-129 chromosome 2, LjGifu_v1.2 includes:
- the LOC130737366 gene encoding G-type lectin S-receptor-like serine/threonine-protein kinase At1g34300 — protein: MSLCIFFFFHLFLLLFLSNAQQNQQLSSFNISLSPWLPSQNRTLHSPNSKFTAGFFPASPTSQNLFTFSVWFSRVPRTANPLVWSAKTQVNSSGSLVITSKGELLLQGSTVNLNSSSNSSQLVLQDNGNLVFGSWESFDNPTNTILPAQNITHVRLRSNNGKFKFIAAQCLVLNENSTCDSNDQYYKIQSPFRSMDDDGKMTMESNSFLTSDYGDPRLRKLVLDDDGNLRIYSFYPEQGNKWVEVWRGIWEMCKIKGKCGANAICMPREEYNSTSCLCPSGFKPVQGGAEKGCTLKIPLSRNTIFIRLDYINYTSDGTVNQTNADNFTICESTCRRDPKCLGFGFKYDGSGYCARVLGTQLRYGLWSPGSETAMFVKVDQSESEASNFIGLTQVMQTSCPVNISLPPPPKDSNTTARNIAIICTLFAAELIAGVAFFWSFLKRYIKYRDMATTLGLELLPAGGPKRFSYAELKAATNDFSNLIGRGGFGDVYKGVLADNRVVAVKCLKNVTGGDAEFWAEVTIIARMHHLNLVRLWGFCAEKGQRILIYEYIPGGSLDKYLFRHRSVKLNGETDPDVGPTSQGKPALDWHMRYRIAMGVARAIAYLHEECLEWVLHCDIKPENILLGDDFCPKISDFGLAKLRKKEDMVTMSKRRGTPGYMAPEWITADPITSKADVFSFGMVLLELVSGVRNFEIHSSEVKSEEWYFPGWAFDKMFKEMRLDDILDSKIKEVYDSRVHFEFVNRMVMTAMWCLQERPEMRPTMGKVAKMLEGTAEITEPKKPTVFFLGEE